The following are from one region of the Melaminivora suipulveris genome:
- a CDS encoding HIT family protein yields MSDLAGCPLCEGDGGALVWRGERLRVIHADEPGFPAFHRLIWNAHVAEFSDLTEADREHCMQAVALVEQVLREQLEPDKVNLASLGNVVPHLHWHVVARHTWDSHWPAPLWAAAQRPRDAEREDGLAARLPQLHQALRERLQHWARPFTQ; encoded by the coding sequence GTGAGCGACCTCGCGGGCTGCCCGTTGTGCGAGGGAGACGGCGGGGCGCTCGTCTGGCGCGGCGAGCGCCTGCGCGTCATCCACGCCGACGAGCCAGGCTTTCCCGCGTTCCACCGCTTGATCTGGAACGCGCACGTGGCCGAGTTCTCCGATCTGACCGAGGCTGACCGCGAGCACTGCATGCAGGCCGTCGCCCTCGTCGAGCAGGTGCTGCGCGAGCAGCTTGAGCCGGACAAGGTCAACCTCGCCAGCCTGGGCAACGTGGTGCCGCACCTGCACTGGCACGTGGTGGCGCGCCACACCTGGGACAGCCACTGGCCCGCGCCCCTCTGGGCCGCGGCGCAGCGCCCGCGCGACGCCGAGCGCGAGGACGGCCTCGCGGCCCGCCTGCCGCAGCTGCACCAGGCGCTGCGTGAACGCCTGCAGCATTGGGCGCGGCCGTTCACGCAATGA
- a CDS encoding gamma-butyrobetaine hydroxylase-like domain-containing protein, which yields MTQQSTEPPAPQAITVHERSRVLEVAFDDGATFRIPFELMRVYSPSAEVQGHGPGQEVLQTGKRDVALLQLEPVGHYALRPTFSDGHDSGLFTWEYLYELGRDQQQLMREYERRLAEAGLERDAPMQRKGAGGGCSAH from the coding sequence ATGACCCAGCAATCCACCGAGCCCCCCGCGCCGCAGGCCATCACCGTGCACGAGCGCTCGCGCGTGCTGGAGGTGGCGTTCGATGACGGCGCCACCTTCCGCATCCCCTTCGAGCTGATGCGCGTGTACTCGCCCTCGGCCGAAGTGCAGGGCCACGGCCCAGGCCAGGAGGTGCTGCAGACCGGCAAGCGCGATGTGGCGCTGCTGCAGCTCGAACCCGTGGGCCATTACGCACTGCGGCCCACCTTCTCCGACGGGCACGACAGCGGCCTGTTCACCTGGGAATATCTGTATGAGCTCGGCCGCGACCAGCAGCAGCTGATGCGCGAATACGAGCGCCGCCTGGCTGAGGCCGGGCTGGAGCGCGACGCGCCCATGCAGAGGAAAGGCGCGGGCGGCGGCTGCAGCGCGCACTGA
- the ubiE gene encoding bifunctional demethylmenaquinone methyltransferase/2-methoxy-6-polyprenyl-1,4-benzoquinol methylase UbiE — MSTTHFGFQSVDEGDKARRVRSVFDSVAPRYDLMNDLMSAGLHRAWKAYTVMVANLREGDQVLDIAGGTGDLALAFAKKVGATGQVVHTDINEAMLRTGRDRLINAGVLLPTVVCDAERLPFADNHFDLVSVAFGLRNMTHKDAALAEMCRVLKPRGRLLVLEFSKVARPLSKAYDWYSFKVLPRLGSLVAGDAASYQYLAESIRMHPGQEELKSLMKQTGFGHVDYHNMAGGVVALHVGIKC; from the coding sequence ATGAGCACCACCCACTTCGGTTTCCAGTCGGTCGACGAGGGCGACAAGGCGCGCCGCGTGCGCAGCGTCTTCGACTCGGTCGCGCCCAGGTACGACCTGATGAACGACCTGATGTCCGCCGGCCTGCACCGCGCCTGGAAGGCGTACACGGTGATGGTCGCCAACCTGCGCGAGGGCGACCAGGTGCTGGACATCGCCGGCGGCACGGGCGACCTGGCGCTGGCGTTCGCCAAGAAGGTCGGCGCCACCGGCCAGGTGGTGCACACCGACATCAACGAGGCCATGCTGCGCACCGGGCGCGACCGGCTGATCAACGCCGGCGTGCTGCTGCCCACCGTGGTCTGCGACGCCGAGCGCCTGCCGTTTGCCGACAACCATTTCGACCTGGTCAGCGTGGCCTTCGGCCTGCGCAACATGACGCACAAGGACGCGGCGCTGGCCGAGATGTGCCGCGTGCTCAAGCCGCGCGGGCGCCTGCTGGTGCTGGAGTTCTCCAAGGTCGCCAGGCCGCTTTCGAAGGCCTACGACTGGTATTCCTTCAAGGTGCTGCCGCGCCTGGGCTCGCTGGTCGCCGGCGACGCCGCCAGCTACCAGTACCTGGCCGAATCCATCCGCATGCACCCCGGCCAGGAGGAGCTCAAATCCCTCATGAAGCAAACTGGCTTTGGGCATGTGGACTATCACAACATGGCGGGCGGAGTGGTCGCCCTGCATGTTGGAATCAAGTGCTGA
- a CDS encoding Tim44 domain-containing protein has protein sequence MNNKLWSLALVAVLALAHADADARRMGGGKSMGRQSSNVTQREATPPRAPGAPAQNAAPSNAAQQAAPAAAGAGAAAAATKKPWGAMLGGLAAGLGLAWLANSLGMGAGFAQFLMLALLALVAFAVIRMVMRSRRPAPGNASPFAFQGAGAGSPPADVQVPRQYNPEKVGNDASARPWERGAGTAFQAQPGSAGGSMIGSALAGSQNWGVPAGFDTEGFLQAAKRNFTTLQAAWDASDIATLRSMMTDAMVQEIRTQLAEREQHRGEAHPNQTDVVMLEAQLLGIEDLGDGYMASVEFSGMIREEPSAGPSPFREVWNMTKPKSGASGWLVAGVQALQ, from the coding sequence ATGAACAACAAGCTGTGGTCCTTGGCGCTGGTGGCCGTGCTGGCCCTGGCGCACGCGGACGCCGACGCACGCCGCATGGGCGGCGGCAAGTCCATGGGACGCCAGTCCAGCAACGTGACCCAGCGCGAGGCCACGCCGCCGCGCGCTCCGGGCGCCCCCGCGCAGAACGCCGCACCGAGCAACGCCGCGCAGCAGGCCGCGCCTGCTGCGGCTGGGGCCGGCGCCGCCGCGGCGGCCACCAAGAAGCCCTGGGGCGCCATGCTGGGCGGCCTGGCCGCGGGTCTGGGTCTGGCCTGGCTGGCCAACTCGCTGGGCATGGGCGCGGGTTTCGCGCAGTTTCTGATGCTGGCGCTGCTGGCGCTGGTGGCCTTCGCCGTGATCCGCATGGTCATGCGCTCGCGCCGCCCGGCGCCAGGCAATGCCTCGCCTTTCGCCTTCCAGGGCGCGGGCGCAGGCTCGCCGCCGGCCGACGTGCAGGTGCCGCGCCAGTACAACCCCGAGAAGGTCGGCAACGACGCCTCGGCACGTCCCTGGGAGCGCGGCGCCGGCACGGCGTTCCAGGCGCAGCCGGGCAGCGCCGGCGGCTCCATGATCGGCTCGGCCCTGGCCGGCTCGCAGAACTGGGGCGTTCCCGCCGGCTTCGACACCGAGGGCTTCCTGCAGGCGGCCAAGCGCAACTTCACCACGCTGCAGGCTGCCTGGGATGCATCGGACATCGCCACGCTGCGCTCCATGATGACCGACGCCATGGTGCAGGAAATCCGCACCCAGCTGGCCGAGCGTGAGCAGCACCGCGGCGAGGCGCACCCCAACCAGACCGATGTGGTCATGCTGGAGGCGCAGCTGCTGGGCATCGAGGACCTGGGCGACGGCTACATGGCCAGCGTCGAGTTCTCCGGCATGATCCGCGAAGAGCCTTCGGCCGGCCCCAGCCCGTTCCGCGAGGTCTGGAACATGACCAAGCCCAAGAGCGGCGCCAGCGGCTGGCTGGTGGCGGGGGTGCAGGCGCTGCAGTAA
- the ubiB gene encoding ubiquinone biosynthesis regulatory protein kinase UbiB → MRRFARGFAILRVVLRHGLDEVVLSNFRHPWLHSFTRVITFGRRLDAPRGVRLRQALESLGPIFVKFGQVLSTRRDLMPPDIADELALLQDRVPPFDPAISVATIERAFRRPIDQVFVSFDRTPVASASIAQVHFAVIRDRHGRERDAAVKVLRPGMLPVIDRDLELMGMAAGWVERLSADGKRLKPRQVVAEFDNYLHDELDLIREASNAAQLRRNMKDVELVLIPEIFWDYCHPDVLVMERMNGVPINQIARLREAGVDIKKLARDGVTIFFTQVFRDGFFHADMHPGNIQVSLDPDTFGRYISLDFGIVGTLTEYDKEYLAQNFTAFFRRDYKRVAELHIESGWVPATTRVNELESAIRAVCEPYFDRPLKEISLGMVLLRLFQTSRRFQVEIQPQLVLLQKTLLNIEGLGRQLDPELDLWSTAKPFLEKWMLDQLGPKRLWRELQLEAPRYAKLIPELPRLMHEALSGRQGEGRAELLALLAEQRRTNRLLQGVIYGGVGFLLGLIVMQVIARLRVF, encoded by the coding sequence ATGAGACGCTTCGCGCGGGGCTTCGCCATCTTGCGGGTGGTGCTGCGCCATGGCCTGGACGAGGTCGTGCTGTCCAACTTCCGCCATCCCTGGCTGCATTCGTTCACCCGTGTGATCACGTTCGGGCGGCGTCTGGACGCCCCGCGCGGCGTGCGCCTGCGCCAGGCGCTGGAGAGCCTGGGGCCGATCTTCGTCAAGTTCGGACAGGTGCTGTCCACGCGGCGTGACCTGATGCCGCCGGACATCGCCGACGAGCTGGCGCTACTGCAGGACCGCGTGCCGCCGTTCGACCCGGCGATCTCGGTGGCGACCATCGAGAGGGCGTTTCGCCGGCCCATCGACCAGGTGTTCGTGTCGTTCGACCGCACGCCGGTGGCCAGCGCGTCGATCGCCCAGGTGCACTTTGCCGTGATCCGCGACCGGCACGGCCGCGAGCGCGACGCGGCCGTGAAGGTGCTGCGCCCCGGCATGCTGCCGGTGATCGACAGGGACCTGGAGCTGATGGGCATGGCCGCCGGCTGGGTCGAGCGCCTGTCCGCCGATGGCAAGCGCCTCAAGCCTCGCCAGGTGGTGGCCGAGTTCGACAACTACCTGCACGACGAGCTGGACCTGATCCGCGAGGCCTCCAACGCCGCGCAACTGCGCCGCAACATGAAGGACGTGGAACTGGTGCTGATCCCCGAGATCTTCTGGGACTACTGCCACCCCGACGTGCTGGTCATGGAGCGCATGAATGGCGTGCCCATCAACCAGATCGCGCGCCTGCGCGAGGCCGGCGTGGACATCAAGAAGCTGGCGCGCGACGGCGTGACCATCTTCTTCACGCAGGTGTTTCGCGACGGTTTTTTTCACGCCGACATGCACCCCGGCAACATCCAGGTCAGCCTGGACCCAGACACTTTCGGGCGCTACATCTCGCTGGACTTTGGCATCGTCGGCACGCTGACCGAATACGACAAGGAATACCTGGCGCAGAACTTCACCGCGTTCTTCCGGCGCGACTACAAGCGCGTGGCCGAGTTGCACATCGAAAGCGGCTGGGTGCCGGCCACGACCCGCGTCAATGAGCTCGAATCGGCCATCCGCGCCGTCTGCGAGCCGTATTTCGACCGGCCGCTCAAGGAGATCTCGCTGGGCATGGTGCTGTTGCGGCTGTTTCAGACCTCGCGCCGCTTTCAGGTGGAGATCCAGCCGCAGCTGGTGCTGTTGCAAAAGACGCTGCTCAACATCGAGGGCCTGGGCCGCCAGCTCGACCCGGAACTGGACCTGTGGAGCACCGCCAAGCCGTTCCTGGAAAAGTGGATGCTCGATCAACTTGGCCCCAAGCGGCTGTGGCGCGAGCTGCAGCTGGAGGCGCCGCGTTACGCCAAGCTGATCCCGGAATTGCCGCGCCTGATGCACGAAGCCTTGAGCGGGCGCCAGGGCGAGGGCCGCGCCGAGCTGCTGGCACTGCTGGCCGAACAGCGGCGCACCAACCGGCTGCTGCAGGGCGTGATCTATGGCGGCGTCGGCTTCCTGCTGGGGCTGATCGTCATGCAGGTCATCGCGCGCCTGCGCGTGTTCTGA
- a CDS encoding sodium:solute symporter family protein, protein MLLFMVIAYLFVTILIGLWAARRVQNTADFAIAGRHLPMYMIITTTFATWFGSEIVLGVPAKFIKGGLNAVVEDPFGAGMCLILVGAFFAAKLYRMSLLTISDYYRERYGRTIEIVCSLIIMLSYLGWVSAQVTALGLVFNLLSGGLISIPWGMAIGVGSILIYTLWGGMWSVAVTDFIQMIVLVVGLLVLSFFAADMAGGADKVLNLVTSRDMLRFWPEPTWHEMVFFFGAAITMMLGSIPQQDVFQRVMSAKTEKAATHGTIIGGSAYILFAFVPMFLVASALIIMPEQTEALLGDDPQKVLPTLVMERMPVVMQVMFFGALLSAIKSCASATLLAPAVTFTENIWRQFRPTYISDDENLRIMRISVFVFALAVLAYSIKMEGTPIFELVSGAYQVPLVGAFVPLVFGLYWKRANTQGAMCAVALGIGTWVLFMAVPALGDAFPQQLAGVLAAVLGMVAGSLMPQWVRNTRIPAQPVAGLDA, encoded by the coding sequence GTGTTGCTCTTCATGGTGATCGCCTACCTGTTTGTCACCATCCTGATCGGCCTGTGGGCCGCGCGGCGCGTGCAGAACACGGCCGATTTCGCCATCGCCGGGCGGCACCTGCCGATGTACATGATCATCACCACCACGTTCGCCACGTGGTTCGGCTCGGAGATCGTGCTGGGCGTGCCGGCCAAGTTCATCAAGGGGGGCCTGAACGCGGTGGTGGAAGACCCGTTCGGCGCCGGCATGTGCCTGATCCTGGTGGGCGCGTTCTTCGCCGCCAAGCTCTACCGCATGTCGCTGCTCACCATCAGCGACTACTACCGCGAGCGCTACGGGCGCACCATCGAGATCGTCTGCTCGCTGATCATCATGCTCAGCTACCTGGGCTGGGTGTCGGCGCAGGTCACCGCCCTGGGCCTGGTGTTCAACCTGCTGTCGGGCGGGTTGATCTCGATTCCCTGGGGCATGGCCATCGGTGTCGGCTCCATCCTGATCTACACGCTGTGGGGCGGCATGTGGTCGGTGGCGGTGACGGATTTCATCCAGATGATCGTGCTGGTCGTGGGCCTGTTGGTGCTGTCGTTTTTCGCCGCCGACATGGCGGGCGGCGCCGACAAGGTGCTGAACCTGGTGACCAGCCGCGACATGCTGCGCTTCTGGCCCGAGCCGACCTGGCACGAGATGGTGTTCTTCTTCGGCGCGGCCATCACCATGATGCTGGGCTCCATCCCCCAGCAGGACGTGTTCCAGCGCGTCATGTCGGCCAAGACGGAAAAGGCCGCCACGCACGGCACCATCATCGGCGGCAGCGCCTACATCCTGTTCGCCTTCGTGCCCATGTTCCTGGTGGCCAGCGCGCTGATCATCATGCCCGAGCAGACCGAGGCGCTGCTGGGCGACGATCCGCAAAAGGTGCTCCCCACGCTGGTCATGGAGCGCATGCCGGTGGTCATGCAGGTGATGTTCTTCGGCGCGCTGCTGTCGGCCATCAAATCCTGCGCCTCGGCCACGCTGCTGGCCCCGGCCGTGACGTTTACCGAGAACATCTGGCGCCAGTTCCGCCCGACCTACATCAGCGACGACGAGAACCTGCGCATCATGCGCATCAGCGTGTTCGTCTTCGCGCTGGCGGTGCTGGCGTACTCCATCAAGATGGAAGGCACGCCGATCTTCGAACTGGTCTCAGGGGCCTACCAGGTGCCGCTGGTGGGCGCCTTCGTGCCGCTGGTCTTTGGCCTGTACTGGAAGCGCGCCAACACCCAAGGTGCGATGTGCGCCGTGGCGCTGGGCATCGGCACCTGGGTGCTGTTCATGGCCGTGCCGGCGCTGGGCGACGCCTTTCCGCAGCAGCTTGCGGGCGTGCTGGCGGCGGTGCTTGGCATGGTGGCTGGCTCGCTGATGCCGCAATGGGTGCGCAACACACGCATTCCGGCCCAGCCGGTGGCCGGGCTGGACGCATAA
- a CDS encoding FmdB family zinc ribbon protein encodes MPIYAYQCAACGHARDVLQKISDAPLKACPACGADAFAKQLTAAGFQLKGTGWYATDFSGKKPAAAPAETAAAPEKVANPASATPAASTSDA; translated from the coding sequence ATGCCTATTTACGCCTATCAGTGCGCCGCTTGTGGCCATGCCCGGGACGTGCTGCAAAAAATCTCCGACGCTCCCTTGAAGGCCTGCCCCGCTTGCGGCGCCGACGCTTTCGCCAAGCAGCTCACTGCAGCGGGCTTTCAGCTCAAGGGCACGGGCTGGTATGCCACGGATTTCAGTGGCAAAAAACCCGCTGCCGCGCCAGCCGAAACCGCTGCTGCTCCTGAAAAAGTAGCTAACCCCGCAAGCGCGACGCCGGCTGCAAGCACTTCGGATGCCTGA
- a CDS encoding DUF502 domain-containing protein: MAALRKWLFTGLLVIVPGVITAWVLAWFVGTLDVTLAILPEAWQPDRLLGFHVPGFGALLTLTILLVVGALASNFAGRKLVQWGDALVSRIPVVRSIYSSVKQVSDTLFSESGNAFRTAVLVQWPREGVWTVAFITGSPSGEVAAYLRDEYVSVYVPTTPNPTGGYFVLMRRSDCVELEMSIDAALKYIVSMGVVAPPDPLAGEAVRAVTP; the protein is encoded by the coding sequence ATGGCCGCGCTGCGCAAATGGCTGTTCACCGGCCTGCTGGTCATCGTGCCGGGCGTCATCACGGCCTGGGTGCTGGCCTGGTTCGTCGGCACGCTGGACGTCACGCTGGCCATACTGCCCGAGGCCTGGCAGCCGGACCGGCTGCTGGGCTTTCATGTGCCGGGCTTCGGGGCGCTGCTCACGCTCACCATCTTGCTGGTCGTCGGCGCGCTGGCCAGCAATTTCGCCGGGCGCAAGCTGGTGCAGTGGGGCGACGCGCTGGTCAGCCGCATCCCGGTGGTGCGCTCCATTTATTCCAGCGTCAAGCAGGTTTCGGACACGCTGTTTTCCGAAAGCGGCAATGCCTTTCGCACCGCCGTGCTGGTGCAGTGGCCGCGCGAGGGCGTGTGGACGGTGGCTTTCATCACTGGCAGTCCCAGCGGCGAAGTGGCGGCCTACCTGCGCGATGAATATGTCAGCGTCTACGTGCCCACCACCCCCAACCCCACCGGCGGCTATTTCGTGCTGATGCGCAGGAGCGACTGCGTGGAGCTGGAGATGAGCATCGACGCGGCGCTGAAATACATCGTTTCCATGGGCGTGGTGGCGCCGCCCGACCCGCTGGCCGGCGAAGCCGTCCGCGCGGTGACACCCTGA
- the aspS gene encoding aspartate--tRNA ligase, protein MSMRSHYCGLVTEALMGETVSLCGWVNRRRDHGGVIFIDLRDREGYVQVVCDPDRPEMFAVAEDVRNEFCVRVVGLVRARPEGTTNDKLKSGQIEVLCHELVVLNPSVTPPFQMDDDNLSETTRLTHRVMDLRRPVMQRNMILRYKTAIQVRNFLDKEGFIDIETPMLGKSTPEGARDYLVPSRVHDGQFFALPQSPQLYKQMLMVAGYDRYYQITKCFRDEDLRADRQPEFTQIDCETSFLGEEEIRAIFERMIREVFQAQLDVQLGDFPTMTYQEAMRRFGSDKPDLRVQLEFTELTDVMKDVDFKVFSGAANMPGGRVVALRVPGGSAEGGGISRGEIDQYTEFVKIYGAKGLAYIRVNEAAKGPDLEGPSRWPGLQSPIVKNIHDAALAEVLKRTGAQDGDLIFFGADKAKVVNDAIGALRLKIGHSEFGKKNGLFEDRWAPLWVVDFPMFEHDEEDGRWVAVHHPFTSPKDGHEDLMDTDPGQCIAKAYDMVLNGWELGGGSVRIHRADVQAKVFAALNISPEDQRAKFGYLLDALQYGAPPHGGLAFGLDRLITLMTGAESIRDVIAFPKTQRAQDLLTQAPSPVDEKQLRELHIRLRNPLPAT, encoded by the coding sequence ATGTCCATGCGCTCCCACTACTGCGGTCTCGTGACCGAAGCCCTGATGGGCGAAACCGTCTCCCTGTGCGGCTGGGTGAACCGCCGCCGCGACCATGGCGGCGTGATCTTCATCGACCTGCGCGACCGCGAGGGCTACGTGCAGGTGGTCTGCGACCCGGACCGCCCGGAGATGTTCGCCGTGGCCGAGGACGTGCGCAACGAATTCTGCGTGCGGGTTGTGGGCCTGGTGCGTGCGCGCCCCGAGGGCACGACCAACGACAAGCTCAAGAGCGGCCAGATCGAAGTGCTGTGCCATGAGCTGGTGGTGCTCAACCCTTCCGTCACACCGCCCTTCCAGATGGACGACGACAACCTGTCGGAGACCACGCGCCTGACGCACCGCGTCATGGACCTGCGCCGCCCGGTGATGCAGCGCAACATGATCCTGCGCTACAAAACGGCGATCCAGGTGCGCAACTTCCTCGACAAGGAAGGCTTCATCGACATCGAAACGCCCATGCTGGGCAAGAGCACGCCCGAGGGCGCGCGCGACTATCTGGTGCCCAGCCGCGTGCACGACGGCCAGTTCTTCGCGTTGCCGCAGTCGCCCCAGCTGTACAAGCAGATGCTGATGGTGGCCGGCTACGACCGCTACTACCAGATCACCAAGTGCTTCCGCGACGAGGACCTGCGCGCCGACCGCCAGCCCGAGTTCACGCAGATCGACTGCGAGACGTCCTTCCTGGGTGAAGAGGAAATCCGCGCCATCTTCGAGCGCATGATCCGCGAGGTCTTCCAGGCGCAGCTGGACGTGCAGCTGGGCGACTTCCCGACCATGACGTACCAGGAGGCCATGCGCCGCTTCGGCTCGGACAAGCCCGATCTGCGCGTCCAGCTCGAATTCACCGAGTTGACCGATGTCATGAAGGATGTGGACTTCAAGGTCTTCTCCGGCGCGGCCAACATGCCCGGCGGCCGCGTGGTCGCGCTGCGTGTGCCCGGCGGCTCGGCCGAGGGCGGCGGCATCAGCCGCGGCGAGATCGACCAGTACACCGAGTTCGTGAAGATCTACGGCGCCAAGGGCCTGGCCTACATCCGCGTGAACGAAGCCGCCAAGGGCCCGGACCTGGAAGGGCCCTCACGGTGGCCGGGCCTGCAGTCGCCCATCGTCAAGAACATCCACGATGCGGCGCTGGCCGAGGTGCTCAAGCGCACGGGTGCGCAGGACGGCGACCTGATCTTCTTCGGCGCCGACAAGGCAAAAGTCGTCAACGACGCCATCGGCGCGCTGCGCCTGAAGATCGGCCACAGCGAGTTCGGCAAAAAGAACGGCCTGTTCGAAGACCGCTGGGCGCCGCTGTGGGTGGTGGACTTCCCCATGTTCGAGCACGATGAGGAGGATGGCCGCTGGGTCGCCGTGCACCACCCCTTCACGTCCCCGAAGGACGGCCACGAGGACCTGATGGATACCGACCCCGGCCAGTGCATCGCCAAGGCCTACGACATGGTCCTGAACGGCTGGGAGCTGGGCGGCGGCTCGGTGCGTATCCACCGCGCCGACGTGCAGGCCAAGGTCTTTGCCGCGCTCAACATCAGCCCCGAGGACCAGCGCGCCAAATTCGGCTACCTGCTGGACGCGCTGCAGTACGGTGCGCCCCCGCACGGCGGCCTGGCCTTCGGCCTGGACCGCCTGATCACCCTGATGACCGGCGCCGAGTCGATCCGCGACGTGATCGCCTTCCCCAAGACCCAGCGCGCGCAGGACCTGCTGACGCAGGCGCCCTCGCCGGTGGACGAGAAGCAACTGCGCGAGCTGCATATCCGGCTGCGCAATCCGCTGCCGGCAACGTAA
- a CDS encoding type II toxin-antitoxin system prevent-host-death family antitoxin: MRVTATEAKNRFGYYLSQSEREPVHVLKNERVAGVIVSAARYAELLALEQKKTLAQRKREFDETYKAWISEQNAHHQAHGLWCEGLVAWQEQS; the protein is encoded by the coding sequence ATGCGTGTCACCGCCACCGAAGCCAAGAACCGCTTTGGCTACTACCTCAGCCAATCCGAGCGCGAGCCGGTGCACGTCCTCAAGAACGAGCGCGTGGCCGGCGTCATCGTCTCCGCTGCGCGCTATGCCGAATTGCTCGCGCTGGAGCAAAAGAAGACTCTGGCGCAGCGCAAGCGCGAGTTCGACGAGACCTACAAGGCCTGGATCTCCGAGCAAAACGCGCACCACCAGGCGCATGGCCTGTGGTGCGAAGGCCTGGTCGCCTGGCAGGAGCAGTCCTGA
- a CDS encoding CcdB family protein, with translation MAQFDFYVNPHPGSRRFVPYVLDVQSTLIDQLDTRLVMPLSRVGVQQARLPSSLCPLLDVEGEPLALMPHLAAPVSTRLLKKPAGSLAYRSAEITGAMDAVLSGF, from the coding sequence GTGGCGCAGTTCGATTTCTACGTCAACCCGCATCCTGGTTCGCGCCGCTTTGTGCCCTACGTGCTGGACGTGCAAAGCACGTTGATCGACCAGCTGGATACCCGGCTGGTCATGCCGCTGTCGCGCGTGGGAGTGCAGCAGGCAAGGCTGCCCTCCAGCCTGTGTCCGCTCCTGGATGTGGAGGGCGAGCCGCTGGCGTTGATGCCGCACCTGGCTGCACCGGTGAGCACCCGGTTGTTGAAGAAACCCGCCGGATCATTGGCCTATCGCTCGGCCGAAATCACCGGGGCCATGGATGCCGTACTCAGCGGCTTCTGA
- the nudB gene encoding dihydroneopterin triphosphate diphosphatase → MQATPAAHKIPESVLVIIHTARLDVLLLRRTALHEGQDFWQCVTGSKDWQEESWSETAAREVAEETGIDAAAPGCRLSDWGLENTYVIYPEWQHRYAPGVWHNTERVFGLQVPADTPVALNPREHTAYAWLNWHEAADRCQSSSNAEAILWLPRFVLP, encoded by the coding sequence GTGCAGGCCACGCCCGCTGCCCACAAGATCCCCGAATCCGTCCTGGTCATCATCCACACCGCCCGGCTCGACGTGCTGCTGCTGCGCCGCACTGCGCTGCACGAAGGCCAGGACTTCTGGCAGTGCGTGACTGGCAGCAAGGACTGGCAGGAGGAATCGTGGAGCGAGACCGCCGCGCGCGAGGTGGCCGAGGAGACCGGCATCGACGCCGCAGCGCCGGGCTGCCGGCTGAGCGATTGGGGCCTGGAGAACACCTACGTCATCTACCCCGAGTGGCAGCACCGCTACGCACCCGGCGTGTGGCACAACACCGAGCGCGTGTTCGGCTTGCAGGTGCCGGCCGACACGCCCGTTGCCTTGAATCCGCGCGAGCACACGGCATATGCGTGGTTGAATTGGCACGAGGCGGCCGACCGCTGCCAATCGTCTTCCAACGCCGAAGCCATCCTGTGGCTGCCCAGATTCGTCCTGCCATGA
- a CDS encoding endonuclease/exonuclease/phosphatase family protein, whose product MTALPTDLHAPAAEHSGILRVATYNIHKGVQGMGPARRLEIHNLGHAVEQLDADIVCLQEVRSVNRREALYFDRWPEVSQAEYLAPEGYEAIYRTNAFTRHGEHGNALLTRWPVIGHKHEDISDHRFEQRGLLHAEVLVENRPVHAICVHLGLIAGSRIRQVAQLQRFIEREVPRDAPLVVAGDFNDWGFQIKNMLAGFGLFEYDEAPQAHTYPARLPMVQLDHVYVRGLRPLSLQVPRGRIWWRMSDHLPLIAEFQL is encoded by the coding sequence ATGACCGCGCTGCCCACCGACCTCCACGCACCCGCCGCCGAGCACAGCGGCATCCTGCGCGTGGCCACCTACAACATCCACAAGGGCGTGCAGGGCATGGGCCCGGCGCGGCGCCTGGAGATCCACAACCTGGGCCACGCCGTCGAGCAGCTCGATGCCGACATCGTGTGCCTGCAGGAGGTGCGCTCGGTGAACCGGCGCGAGGCGCTGTACTTTGACCGCTGGCCCGAGGTGTCGCAGGCCGAATATCTGGCTCCGGAAGGCTACGAGGCCATCTACCGCACCAACGCCTTCACGCGCCACGGCGAGCACGGCAACGCGCTGCTGACGCGCTGGCCGGTGATCGGCCACAAGCACGAGGACATCTCCGACCACCGCTTCGAGCAGCGCGGCCTGCTGCACGCGGAGGTGCTGGTCGAGAACCGGCCGGTGCACGCCATCTGCGTGCACCTGGGCCTGATCGCCGGCAGCCGCATCCGCCAGGTGGCGCAGCTGCAGCGCTTCATCGAGCGCGAGGTGCCCAGGGATGCGCCGCTGGTCGTCGCTGGCGACTTCAACGACTGGGGTTTTCAGATCAAGAACATGCTGGCCGGCTTCGGCCTCTTCGAATACGACGAGGCGCCGCAGGCCCACACCTACCCGGCACGCCTGCCGATGGTGCAGCTGGACCACGTCTACGTGCGCGGCCTGCGTCCGCTGTCGCTGCAGGTGCCGCGCGGGCGCATCTGGTGGCGCATGTCGGACCATCTGCCGCTGATCGCCGAGTTCCAGCTCTAA